From Acidovorax sp. FHTAMBA, one genomic window encodes:
- a CDS encoding branched-chain amino acid ABC transporter substrate-binding protein — translation MNKLRSVGLKKGATALRQSAFALAIALGSALAPASASWAQTAAAVAPAKPVKVALIESLSGAFANTGEAVYRNIYWALERVNARGGVQLPAAVGGPRPLALERYDSKGQNEEALSALRAAIDDGAQVILQGNSSATAAVLIEAINKHNEREPSKRVIFLNYSAVDPILTNEKCSFWHFRFDAHADMRMAALMEVMREDLGLKSVYLIGQDYSFGQAVLREAKKQLAAQRPDVAVVGDELHPVGRVKDFAPYAVKIKTSGAQAVVTGNWGNDLTLLVKAAREVGYEGSFYTFYGNALGAPAAIGDAGIGKVVAVADWLPNVPGAQSEAFYQSFRTRFPKPQDDYVHMRMQLMVEALAQSIERAGSTDAVAVARQMESANVQLSGQGGSMRAADHQFQQALVVGVMDKKGAPGVKFDVEGSGYGFRVVRQIPAAKAQQPHSCNMQRY, via the coding sequence ATGAATAAATTGCGCTCCGTGGGCTTGAAAAAAGGCGCAACGGCATTACGTCAATCCGCTTTCGCGCTGGCCATCGCGCTCGGCAGTGCACTGGCACCCGCCTCCGCCAGCTGGGCGCAGACCGCCGCGGCGGTGGCCCCGGCCAAGCCGGTGAAGGTGGCACTCATCGAAAGCCTCTCGGGGGCCTTTGCCAACACGGGCGAGGCCGTGTACCGCAACATCTACTGGGCCCTGGAGCGGGTGAACGCGCGCGGCGGCGTGCAGTTGCCCGCCGCAGTGGGCGGCCCCCGCCCGCTGGCGCTGGAACGCTACGACAGCAAGGGCCAGAACGAAGAGGCGCTGTCGGCGCTGCGGGCCGCCATCGACGATGGCGCCCAAGTGATCCTGCAGGGCAACTCGTCGGCCACGGCGGCGGTGCTGATCGAGGCGATCAACAAGCACAACGAGCGCGAGCCGAGCAAGCGCGTGATCTTCCTCAACTACTCGGCGGTGGACCCGATCCTCACCAACGAAAAGTGCAGCTTCTGGCACTTCCGCTTTGACGCCCATGCCGACATGCGCATGGCTGCGCTGATGGAAGTGATGCGCGAGGACTTGGGCCTCAAGAGCGTGTACCTCATCGGCCAGGACTACAGCTTTGGCCAGGCGGTGCTGCGCGAGGCCAAGAAGCAACTGGCCGCGCAGCGCCCCGACGTGGCGGTGGTGGGCGACGAGCTGCACCCCGTGGGCCGCGTGAAGGACTTCGCGCCCTACGCCGTCAAGATCAAGACCAGCGGCGCGCAGGCGGTGGTTACGGGCAACTGGGGCAATGACCTCACCTTGCTGGTGAAGGCCGCAAGGGAGGTGGGTTACGAGGGCAGCTTCTACACCTTCTACGGCAATGCACTTGGAGCGCCCGCCGCCATCGGCGACGCGGGCATCGGCAAGGTGGTGGCCGTGGCCGACTGGCTGCCCAATGTGCCGGGCGCGCAGAGCGAGGCGTTCTACCAGTCCTTCCGCACCCGATTCCCCAAGCCGCAGGATGACTATGTGCACATGCGCATGCAGCTCATGGTGGAGGCGCTGGCCCAGTCCATCGAGCGCGCGGGCAGCACCGACGCCGTGGCCGTGGCGCGCCAGATGGAGAGTGCGAACGTGCAGCTTTCGGGCCAGGGCGGCAGCATGCGCGCGGCGGACCACCAGTTCCAGCAGGCCCTGGTGGTGGGCGTGATGGACAAAAAGGGCGCGCCGGGTGTGAA
- a CDS encoding Hsp20/alpha crystallin family protein, which produces MIFAPVIRRAAYAQAPRPADLALQRFLLGTVAESAASRSAGCTVTQDDKATTLQLDVPGLTREQLQIRIEGNVVRLHSVEGAPRRVQRAWELASDIDAAQSTAKLENGVLTLSLAKLAPEDKSVQLLVQ; this is translated from the coding sequence ATGATCTTCGCCCCCGTGATCCGCCGCGCCGCCTACGCCCAGGCACCCCGTCCTGCCGATCTGGCACTGCAGCGCTTTTTGCTGGGAACGGTGGCCGAATCCGCAGCATCCCGCTCCGCGGGCTGCACGGTCACGCAGGATGACAAGGCCACCACGCTGCAACTGGACGTGCCGGGCCTGACCCGCGAGCAGCTGCAGATCCGCATCGAAGGCAATGTCGTGCGCCTGCACAGCGTGGAAGGCGCCCCCCGCCGCGTACAGCGTGCGTGGGAGCTGGCCAGCGACATCGATGCGGCCCAAAGCACCGCCAAACTTGAAAACGGCGTGCTGACCCTCTCGCTGGCCAAACTGGCCCCCGAGGACAAGTCGGTACAGCTGCTGGTGCAGTAA
- a CDS encoding GGDEF domain-containing protein — protein sequence MASLENLSAAHATLLVGILLELFVALGWLLVAALLAPARRAAVQWAGFAFLQGLAFVVYLNMGRWPDIHGHAVSNLLLVAALLLQVRGLQVITGKPPAEHALLALLVFGALIQWVWISHEHSAWRMAATSLLASGLCGFAAVAMLQCIRHESAHAPRVLGAFLCAPSAIASGLLVIRAIFVLQHPERVIREDSLNQSLGVLGSMGWLFFSVGMSLALAGVVLYKLQRKLSQAATHDALTGLPNRRAADDFMAHEALLAQRRGAPLSALMVDIDFFKRVNDQHGHAAGDHVLQTLAQLLKRRARASDLVARWGGEEFLVLLPDTSPEGAQQVGEQLRLAVQEAPFRWQDTAIPVTVSIGAATWSSGPFHANALIASADGALYQAKSNGRNRVCVAAPAAASIHG from the coding sequence ATGGCTTCCCTCGAAAACCTGTCTGCAGCCCATGCCACCTTGCTGGTCGGCATATTGCTGGAGCTTTTTGTGGCTCTGGGGTGGTTGCTGGTGGCGGCGCTGCTGGCCCCCGCGCGCCGCGCCGCGGTGCAGTGGGCCGGCTTTGCCTTCCTGCAGGGCCTTGCGTTTGTGGTGTACCTCAACATGGGCCGCTGGCCGGACATCCATGGCCACGCGGTGAGCAACCTGCTGCTGGTGGCTGCACTGTTGCTGCAGGTGCGGGGCTTGCAGGTGATCACCGGCAAACCGCCAGCCGAACACGCGCTGCTTGCGCTGCTGGTCTTCGGCGCTCTGATCCAATGGGTGTGGATTTCGCACGAACATTCTGCGTGGCGCATGGCCGCCACCAGCTTGCTGGCCAGCGGCCTGTGCGGCTTTGCTGCCGTTGCCATGCTGCAGTGCATACGGCACGAAAGCGCACATGCGCCGCGCGTGCTGGGCGCTTTCCTCTGCGCCCCCTCAGCCATCGCCAGCGGCTTGCTGGTGATCCGCGCAATCTTCGTGCTGCAGCATCCTGAACGGGTGATCCGCGAAGACAGCCTCAACCAGTCGCTGGGCGTACTGGGCTCCATGGGGTGGCTGTTCTTTTCGGTTGGCATGTCCCTGGCCCTGGCGGGCGTCGTGCTGTACAAGCTCCAGCGCAAGTTGAGCCAGGCGGCCACGCACGACGCCCTTACCGGCCTGCCCAACCGCCGCGCGGCCGACGATTTCATGGCGCACGAAGCCCTGCTCGCACAACGCCGGGGCGCACCGTTGTCGGCATTGATGGTGGACATCGACTTCTTCAAACGGGTGAACGACCAGCACGGCCATGCGGCGGGCGACCATGTGCTGCAAACACTGGCACAGCTGCTGAAGCGTCGCGCCCGGGCGAGCGATCTGGTGGCCCGCTGGGGTGGCGAAGAGTTTCTGGTGCTCCTGCCCGACACCTCGCCAGAGGGTGCGCAGCAAGTGGGCGAACAGCTGCGCCTGGCAGTGCAGGAGGCCCCCTTTCGGTGGCAGGACACGGCGATTCCCGTGACCGTGAGCATCGGGGCCGCCACCTGGAGCAGCGGCCCTTTCCATGCCAATGCGCTCATCGCCAGCGCTGACGGTGCCCTCTACCAGGCCAAGAGCAATGGCCGCAACCGCGTGTGCGTGGCTGCGCCGGCAGCGGCTTCGATCCACGGGTAA
- a CDS encoding MG2 domain-containing protein, protein MATLLWGGLLLATPAQALQIVSFSPQGEVARVRQMVAKFDAAAVNFGDPKAPAPFTLSCSDAEATKGTARWTGEREWVFDFERDLPPGVRCTATARPGFKSASGADLTGAKSYQFNSGGPFVQHIRPGTYQAIDEEQFFVLQLNGPATLASVQANVWCTADGVGERIPVRLIDGTERTDVLKALGLDKRAAQSPLQYLTVACNRRLTSGSRMQLVYGKGVATPSGVPNAIDKRYDYQVREPFAAEFSCERENAQAACWPILPMTLSFNAPVPRTLAEGIRLKSAKETLKPRLDGDTPGRKVDPDALLSSVQFGPGLAENTAFSIELPKDFQDASGRKLRNADNFPLKVSTGGTPPLAKFAAAPFGIVERFAEGPAADKPPALLPVTLRNVEAALRVQGLQPGAAPAGKVSTLKPRTDADIIAWFKKVQRYDNHTVSRRQARQDVTGPLPRVIDDEREHVQSRTVSLLAGKSGVKTLDLPQPASNDVRPFEVVGIPLTPGFHVVEIASQKLGASLLDERLGDSRTMYVRTSALVTNLGVHFKLGRENAMAWVTTLDKGQPVQGATVRVSDCKGNELTNATTDANGVARIEGLSSDPTRCSEEGYYGDGGNAYFVSARHNGADGVEDMAFTWSDWQRGIEPWRFNVPTSSDPRPDEHAHTIFDRTLFRAGETVSMKHLVRAQTRQGFALPQAVPETLVITHVGSGQQFTQPLAWRGTATGGQSAQSTFAIPPAAKLGVYQVELRSDTERGRSFSSGEFRVEEFRLPVLEGRITPVDKKALVRVRSVPTDVQVNYVAGGAAANLPVRVSALVRGKYLQYDDYDTFSFNPPRKREQSNASSDDEEATASQDARVIADKLPLTLDRNGAGKVTIENVPQIRQPQELVLEATYADPNGEVQTIRSTQNLWPAGVVAGIKTEGWVSARQKIRFQALALQHSGKPAADTSLQVQAMARITTSTRKRMVGGFYSYDNQTETKDLGTLCSGKSDARGLLLCESKLDEPGEVELVVTATDKDGNTSVAASSVWVTRQGELWFGGEDHDRIDLLAEKKSYQPGETARFQVRMPFRFATALVAVEREGIIDTQVVQLNGQDPTVSLKVQPDWGPNVYVSVLALRGRLREVPWYSFFTWGFKAPREWWTSFWYEGKEYQAPTALVDLSKPAFRLGVAEIRVGTQAHQIDVKVQADKESYAVRGKAQVTITATLPGGKPAANAEVALAAVDQALLELMPNTSWNLLEAMLQRRSWGVETATAQMEIIGRRHYGKKAVPAGGGGGKAQTRELLDTLLLWEPAIKLDANGQARVTVPLNDALTTFKIVAVADAATGLFGTGSTSIRATQDLQIISGLPPLVREDDQFRAQITLRNTTKTAMKVEVAPRATLLQLSPQTIDIPPDEAREVAWNVTAPVQLAQTRAESILWEIEAKDTVGGARDALKASQKLIPAVPLTVQQATLVQVDGSFNLDVNPPADAIPGRGGLKMSLQPKLAEGLPGVRDWWARYPFACLEQKTSKAVGLRDGALWQTVVAQLPTYLDSDGLANYFPPRDGDANRGSDTLTAYLLAATHEAASINPAFALPDEARAPMERGLIAFVEGRIQRSFWSPRKDLDMRKVAALEALSRYGKAQGRMVSSITIAPNQWPTHTVIDWVNVLKRVADVPQRDQRLAEAMQILRARLSFQGSKLVFSTEQDDYWWWLMQNGDVNTARLMLAVMDDPAWKDDMGRLANGFISRQQAGAWHTTTANLWGALALEKFSARFEATPVSGTTRAAMGGNTASVDWSKVERVKVSDATGAAHQNGMEGTRGVPWFGAPASPGNLRNNDMFLAWGKAGGKENLAVTHQGPGKPWLTLQSVAAVQLKAPFSAGYTITKTVTPVEQANKSLPAGQYTRGDVLRVKLEVNASADMTWVAITDPIPGGATILGSGLGRDSQIATQGERRSGAGWPAFEERSFESFRSYYEYLPKGTVTMEYTVRLNNVGDFALPPSRVEALYAPEMFGEAPNARVKVEPVK, encoded by the coding sequence ATGGCCACGCTGCTGTGGGGCGGATTGCTGCTGGCCACCCCGGCGCAGGCATTGCAGATCGTCAGCTTCAGCCCCCAGGGCGAAGTGGCACGGGTGCGGCAGATGGTGGCCAAGTTCGATGCCGCAGCGGTCAACTTTGGTGACCCCAAGGCGCCCGCGCCCTTCACCCTGAGCTGCAGCGACGCCGAGGCCACCAAGGGCACAGCCCGGTGGACGGGCGAGCGCGAATGGGTGTTTGACTTCGAGCGTGACCTGCCGCCCGGCGTGCGCTGCACCGCCACGGCCAGGCCAGGGTTCAAATCGGCCTCTGGCGCCGATCTGACGGGCGCCAAGAGCTATCAGTTCAATAGCGGCGGCCCGTTTGTGCAACACATCCGCCCGGGCACCTACCAGGCCATCGACGAGGAGCAGTTCTTTGTGCTGCAGCTCAATGGCCCGGCCACGCTGGCCAGCGTGCAGGCCAATGTGTGGTGCACGGCCGATGGCGTTGGCGAGCGCATCCCCGTGCGCCTGATCGACGGCACCGAGCGGACCGACGTGCTCAAGGCACTGGGCCTCGACAAGCGGGCGGCGCAAAGCCCCCTGCAGTACCTCACGGTGGCCTGCAACCGCAGGCTGACCTCGGGCTCGCGCATGCAGCTGGTGTATGGCAAGGGCGTCGCCACGCCCAGCGGCGTGCCCAACGCCATCGACAAACGCTACGACTACCAGGTGCGCGAGCCGTTTGCCGCCGAGTTCAGCTGCGAGCGCGAGAACGCCCAGGCCGCGTGCTGGCCCATCCTGCCGATGACGCTGTCGTTCAACGCCCCGGTGCCGCGCACGCTGGCCGAGGGCATACGCCTCAAGTCCGCCAAGGAAACGCTGAAACCCCGCCTGGACGGCGACACCCCCGGCCGCAAGGTGGACCCGGATGCGCTGTTGAGCAGCGTGCAGTTCGGCCCCGGCCTGGCCGAGAACACGGCGTTCAGCATCGAGCTGCCCAAGGACTTCCAGGACGCCTCGGGCCGCAAGCTGCGCAACGCCGACAACTTCCCGCTGAAAGTGTCCACAGGCGGCACGCCGCCGCTGGCCAAGTTTGCCGCCGCGCCCTTCGGCATCGTCGAGCGGTTTGCCGAAGGCCCGGCCGCCGACAAGCCACCCGCGCTGCTGCCCGTCACGCTGCGCAATGTGGAAGCCGCGCTGCGCGTGCAGGGCCTGCAGCCGGGCGCTGCGCCCGCTGGCAAGGTCAGCACGCTCAAGCCCCGCACCGACGCCGACATCATTGCCTGGTTCAAGAAGGTGCAGCGCTATGACAACCACACCGTGAGCCGCAGACAGGCGCGCCAGGACGTGACCGGCCCGCTGCCCCGCGTGATCGACGACGAGCGCGAGCATGTGCAGTCGCGCACCGTCTCGCTGCTGGCCGGCAAGAGCGGCGTGAAGACGCTGGATTTGCCCCAACCTGCCAGCAACGATGTGCGGCCCTTCGAGGTGGTGGGCATCCCGCTCACGCCGGGCTTTCATGTGGTGGAGATCGCATCGCAAAAGCTCGGCGCGTCGCTGCTGGACGAGCGCCTGGGCGACAGCCGCACGATGTATGTGCGCACCTCGGCCCTGGTCACCAACCTGGGCGTTCACTTCAAGCTGGGCCGCGAGAACGCCATGGCCTGGGTGACCACACTGGACAAGGGCCAGCCCGTGCAGGGCGCCACGGTGCGCGTGAGCGACTGCAAGGGCAACGAGCTGACCAACGCCACCACCGATGCCAACGGCGTGGCCCGCATCGAAGGGCTGTCGTCCGACCCCACCCGCTGCAGCGAAGAGGGCTACTACGGTGACGGTGGCAACGCCTACTTTGTGAGCGCGCGACACAACGGTGCCGATGGCGTGGAGGACATGGCCTTCACCTGGAGCGACTGGCAGCGCGGCATCGAACCCTGGCGCTTCAACGTACCCACCAGCAGCGACCCACGCCCGGACGAGCATGCCCACACCATCTTTGACCGCACCCTGTTCCGCGCGGGTGAGACCGTGTCGATGAAGCACCTGGTGCGCGCACAGACCCGCCAGGGCTTTGCGTTGCCGCAGGCCGTGCCGGAGACCCTTGTCATCACCCACGTGGGCAGCGGCCAGCAGTTCACACAGCCGCTGGCCTGGCGTGGCACCGCCACTGGCGGGCAGAGCGCGCAGAGCACCTTCGCCATACCCCCCGCGGCCAAGCTGGGCGTGTACCAGGTGGAGCTGCGCAGCGACACCGAGCGCGGCCGCAGCTTCAGCTCGGGCGAATTCCGCGTGGAGGAGTTCCGCCTGCCCGTGCTGGAAGGGCGCATCACGCCGGTAGACAAGAAGGCGCTGGTGCGCGTGCGCTCGGTGCCCACCGATGTGCAGGTCAACTACGTGGCGGGCGGCGCCGCGGCCAACCTGCCGGTGCGCGTGTCGGCCCTGGTGCGCGGCAAGTACCTGCAGTACGACGACTACGACACCTTCAGCTTCAACCCGCCGCGCAAGCGCGAGCAGAGCAATGCCAGCAGCGACGATGAAGAAGCCACGGCCAGCCAGGACGCCCGCGTGATCGCCGACAAGCTGCCGCTGACGCTGGACCGCAATGGCGCGGGCAAGGTCACCATCGAGAACGTGCCCCAGATACGCCAGCCGCAGGAGCTGGTGCTGGAGGCCACCTATGCCGACCCCAATGGCGAGGTGCAGACGATCCGCAGCACGCAGAACCTGTGGCCCGCGGGCGTCGTGGCCGGCATCAAGACCGAAGGCTGGGTGTCGGCGCGCCAGAAGATCCGCTTCCAGGCCCTGGCGCTGCAGCACAGTGGCAAGCCGGCGGCCGACACCTCGCTGCAGGTGCAGGCGATGGCCCGCATCACCACCAGCACGCGCAAGCGCATGGTGGGCGGCTTCTACAGCTACGACAACCAGACCGAGACCAAAGACCTGGGCACGCTGTGCAGCGGCAAGAGCGACGCGCGCGGCCTGCTGCTGTGCGAATCCAAGCTCGACGAACCCGGCGAGGTGGAGCTGGTGGTGACGGCCACCGACAAGGACGGCAATACCAGCGTGGCCGCGTCGTCGGTATGGGTCACGCGCCAGGGCGAGCTGTGGTTTGGTGGCGAAGACCACGACCGCATCGACCTGCTGGCCGAGAAGAAAAGCTACCAGCCCGGCGAAACCGCCAGGTTCCAGGTGCGCATGCCGTTCCGCTTTGCCACCGCGCTGGTGGCGGTGGAGCGCGAGGGCATCATCGACACGCAGGTGGTGCAGCTCAACGGCCAGGACCCCACGGTGAGCCTGAAAGTGCAGCCCGACTGGGGCCCCAACGTGTACGTGAGCGTGCTGGCCCTGCGCGGCCGCCTGCGCGAGGTGCCGTGGTACAGCTTCTTCACCTGGGGCTTCAAGGCACCGCGCGAGTGGTGGACGTCCTTCTGGTACGAGGGCAAGGAATACCAGGCGCCCACCGCGCTGGTGGATCTTTCCAAACCCGCATTCCGCCTCGGCGTGGCCGAGATCCGCGTGGGCACGCAGGCCCACCAGATCGACGTGAAGGTGCAGGCCGACAAGGAAAGCTACGCCGTGCGCGGCAAGGCCCAGGTCACCATCACCGCCACGCTGCCCGGCGGCAAACCCGCCGCCAACGCCGAGGTGGCCCTGGCCGCCGTGGACCAGGCCCTGCTGGAACTGATGCCCAACACCAGCTGGAACCTGCTCGAAGCCATGCTGCAGCGGCGCAGCTGGGGCGTGGAGACCGCCACCGCGCAGATGGAAATCATCGGCCGCCGCCACTATGGCAAGAAGGCGGTGCCCGCGGGCGGCGGCGGCGGCAAGGCGCAGACGCGCGAACTGCTCGACACCCTGCTGCTGTGGGAGCCCGCCATCAAGCTGGACGCCAACGGCCAGGCCAGGGTGACGGTGCCGCTCAACGATGCACTGACCACGTTCAAGATCGTGGCTGTGGCCGATGCCGCCACCGGCCTCTTCGGCACGGGCAGCACCAGCATCCGCGCCACGCAGGACTTGCAGATCATCAGCGGCCTGCCGCCCCTGGTGCGCGAGGACGACCAGTTCCGCGCGCAGATCACGCTGCGCAACACCACCAAGACGGCGATGAAGGTGGAGGTGGCGCCGCGCGCCACGCTGCTTCAGCTTTCGCCGCAGACGATCGATATCCCGCCTGACGAAGCGCGTGAGGTGGCGTGGAACGTGACAGCCCCTGTGCAGCTAGCGCAAACGCGCGCCGAGTCCATCCTGTGGGAGATCGAGGCCAAGGACACCGTGGGCGGCGCGCGCGATGCGCTCAAAGCCAGCCAGAAGCTGATCCCGGCCGTTCCGCTCACGGTGCAGCAGGCCACGCTGGTGCAGGTGGACGGCAGCTTCAACCTGGACGTGAACCCGCCAGCGGACGCCATCCCCGGCCGGGGCGGCCTCAAGATGTCGCTGCAGCCCAAGCTGGCCGAAGGCCTGCCCGGCGTGCGCGACTGGTGGGCGCGCTACCCGTTTGCCTGCCTGGAGCAAAAGACCAGCAAGGCCGTGGGCCTGCGCGACGGTGCGCTGTGGCAGACCGTGGTGGCGCAGCTGCCCACGTACCTCGACAGCGACGGCCTGGCCAACTACTTCCCGCCGCGCGACGGTGATGCCAACCGCGGCAGCGACACGCTCACCGCCTACCTGCTGGCCGCCACGCACGAGGCAGCCAGCATCAACCCCGCGTTTGCGCTGCCCGACGAAGCCCGCGCGCCCATGGAGCGTGGTCTGATCGCCTTTGTGGAAGGCCGCATCCAGCGCAGCTTCTGGAGCCCCCGCAAAGACCTGGACATGCGCAAGGTGGCCGCGCTGGAAGCGCTGTCGCGCTATGGCAAGGCCCAGGGCCGCATGGTCAGCAGCATCACCATTGCGCCCAACCAGTGGCCCACCCACACGGTGATCGACTGGGTCAATGTGCTCAAGCGCGTGGCCGATGTGCCCCAGCGCGACCAGCGCCTGGCCGAGGCCATGCAGATACTGCGTGCGCGCCTGTCGTTCCAGGGCTCCAAACTCGTTTTCAGCACCGAGCAAGACGACTACTGGTGGTGGCTGATGCAAAACGGCGACGTGAACACCGCGCGCCTGATGCTGGCGGTGATGGACGACCCGGCATGGAAGGACGACATGGGGCGCCTGGCCAACGGCTTCATCAGCCGCCAGCAGGCGGGCGCCTGGCACACCACCACGGCCAACCTGTGGGGCGCTCTGGCGCTGGAAAAATTCAGCGCCAGGTTCGAGGCCACGCCGGTTTCGGGCACCACCCGCGCTGCGATGGGCGGCAACACCGCCAGCGTGGACTGGAGCAAGGTGGAGCGCGTGAAGGTAAGCGACGCCACGGGCGCCGCGCACCAGAACGGCATGGAAGGAACACGGGGCGTTCCGTGGTTCGGCGCGCCCGCGTCGCCCGGCAACTTGCGCAACAACGACATGTTCCTGGCCTGGGGCAAGGCGGGCGGCAAGGAGAACCTGGCGGTCACGCACCAGGGCCCGGGCAAGCCCTGGCTCACGCTGCAGTCGGTGGCGGCCGTGCAGCTCAAGGCGCCGTTCTCGGCCGGGTACACCATCACCAAGACCGTGACGCCCGTGGAGCAGGCCAACAAGTCGCTGCCCGCCGGCCAGTACACGCGCGGCGACGTGCTGCGCGTGAAGCTGGAGGTGAATGCCAGCGCCGATATGACCTGGGTGGCCATCACCGACCCGATCCCGGGCGGCGCCACCATCCTGGGCAGTGGGCTGGGCCGCGACTCGCAGATCGCCACGCAGGGCGAGCGGCGCAGCGGCGCGGGCTGGCCCGCGTTCGAGGAGCGCAGCTTCGAGTCCTTCCGCAGCTACTACGAGTACCTGCCCAAGGGCACGGTCACCATGGAATACACCGTGCGGCTGAACAACGTGGGCGACTTCGCTCTGCCCCCGAGCCGCGTGGAGGCGCTGTACGCGCCCGAGATGTTTGGCGAGGCGCCGAACGCGCGGGTGAAGGTAGAGCCGGTGAAGTGA